One segment of Leptospira fainei serovar Hurstbridge str. BUT 6 DNA contains the following:
- a CDS encoding efflux RND transporter periplasmic adaptor subunit — MKAILQRYKLLVFMIVLVSGAAYGYKQYYKKKPDKKITAESRNFFSVPEEILKRHPLTFVSLKEVSQFEELALPGRITYDPESMARVGSTVEAKIKKVLVREGDRVNQGSPLAILSSVQLGEVEAAYVKARASLEALKLQADRAKELFEMKVTSAKEYELATMQYKTAKTEVETTRIKLENYGLTPSEIEGIERGVYVSSNLVLRSPINGEVTERKAIIGQQTSRNEELFTVANLNNLWVLLDVYEKDLEGVREGAQATIYPFGNEESTKIQGRVAYVGAILDSVKRTAKIRIMVSNRGGKLKPGQTVTAKVAGLVVSKGEGKRKMLPLEAVHEIEGRSVVFVHHDDGTFEALDVVTGDTIGEDVIILSGLQDGIQVVSKGSFVLKSEYLKY; from the coding sequence ATGAAAGCTATTTTGCAAAGATACAAACTTCTGGTTTTTATGATCGTTCTCGTCTCGGGAGCGGCTTACGGTTACAAACAATATTATAAAAAGAAGCCGGATAAAAAAATAACGGCGGAGTCGCGGAATTTTTTTTCCGTGCCGGAAGAGATCTTAAAGCGACATCCGTTAACGTTTGTCAGCCTAAAAGAAGTTTCTCAATTCGAAGAACTTGCCCTACCGGGTCGGATCACGTATGATCCTGAGAGTATGGCAAGGGTCGGTTCCACTGTCGAGGCTAAGATTAAGAAAGTTCTAGTCCGAGAAGGAGATCGAGTGAATCAAGGTTCTCCTCTTGCGATTCTTTCCTCAGTGCAGTTAGGAGAGGTGGAAGCCGCTTATGTGAAAGCGAGAGCTTCTCTCGAAGCCTTAAAACTCCAGGCCGATAGGGCTAAAGAGCTCTTTGAAATGAAAGTCACATCCGCTAAGGAATATGAACTCGCCACTATGCAGTATAAGACCGCAAAGACAGAGGTGGAAACGACTCGTATTAAATTGGAGAACTATGGATTGACTCCTTCGGAAATAGAAGGAATCGAACGAGGAGTCTACGTCTCTTCCAATCTGGTTTTAAGAAGTCCGATCAACGGAGAAGTTACCGAAAGAAAAGCGATTATCGGGCAACAAACTTCGAGGAACGAGGAATTGTTTACGGTGGCAAATTTAAATAATCTCTGGGTCCTCTTAGATGTTTATGAAAAAGATCTTGAAGGTGTGAGAGAGGGCGCACAGGCCACAATTTATCCCTTCGGAAACGAAGAAAGTACCAAAATACAAGGCAGAGTCGCCTACGTCGGAGCGATTTTGGACAGTGTTAAGCGAACCGCCAAAATTAGAATCATGGTATCGAATCGCGGAGGTAAGTTGAAACCGGGACAAACGGTTACCGCCAAAGTAGCCGGATTGGTGGTCAGTAAGGGCGAAGGTAAACGAAAAATGTTGCCATTGGAGGCGGTTCATGAAATCGAAGGCAGGTCGGTAGTATTCGTTCATCATGACGACGGCACTTTCGAGGCATTGGACGTCGTTACTGGAGATACGATCGGCGAGGATGTGATTATCTTAAGCGGAT
- a CDS encoding TolC family protein, whose translation MRSKSLLIQHKNRILNAIHRAGIPLVSTLSLLPISTSLLFSETIPFETSSEEKKGILIPKFNPVSVSENPAISAGNSIRLIDWDIDRLTEYAVSNNPLYLAERQNMGISRGAVITASLYRNPILQFQQQFIGGNPNTQGGSPETAPAVYQDLDVYGVVPLRTRVAKKSFEASIADFKNFDRAFRMRLRQNYWAFVFLTLLVDTNKEFYENYSDLLELTKFRVQKGDISPLEFERLELERIQVEKYYRDAIVRRQSIEKDLRILSGLSEKEGVFAFKVDSMRFRSLEELGLRLRDEYIVSDRPDIVALEQRLQEKKMNIELQRKEALGWLQVGGEWRIKGGENYGGVFATIPIPINDRGQGKVFAAKEEYRKFELALDAKKREVDAEIEAAKKELLAREELLTKYERINLLQKNKQLEEKSRIAYVRGASDQVTFLQAEKNYLTILREYYDLLYLYFNAVEAFKAATGKNSDIQSSVQSKGDER comes from the coding sequence ATGCGATCCAAATCATTGTTAATACAACATAAGAATCGCATCTTGAATGCTATACATCGAGCCGGTATTCCACTGGTTTCGACTCTTTCTCTTTTGCCGATTTCGACGAGTCTCCTTTTCTCGGAAACGATTCCGTTCGAAACTTCTTCCGAAGAAAAAAAAGGAATCTTGATTCCAAAGTTTAATCCGGTTTCCGTTTCCGAGAACCCCGCAATATCCGCAGGAAATTCGATTCGATTAATCGATTGGGACATCGATCGTTTAACGGAATACGCCGTTTCCAATAATCCTCTGTATCTTGCCGAACGGCAAAATATGGGCATATCTAGAGGCGCCGTGATCACGGCTTCCCTGTATCGAAATCCGATATTACAATTCCAGCAACAATTCATCGGGGGAAATCCGAATACTCAGGGCGGCAGTCCTGAGACGGCTCCTGCCGTTTACCAGGATTTAGACGTTTATGGTGTGGTTCCGCTTCGAACTAGAGTAGCAAAGAAATCTTTCGAAGCTTCTATCGCCGATTTTAAGAACTTCGATCGTGCCTTCCGGATGCGCCTTCGACAAAATTATTGGGCCTTCGTTTTCCTTACACTGCTCGTAGATACGAATAAGGAATTTTATGAGAATTACAGCGACTTATTGGAACTTACGAAATTTCGAGTTCAGAAAGGCGATATTTCCCCGCTTGAATTCGAAAGGTTGGAGCTGGAAAGAATCCAGGTCGAGAAATACTATAGGGACGCGATCGTGCGTAGGCAATCGATCGAAAAAGATCTACGGATTCTAAGCGGGCTTTCCGAGAAAGAAGGCGTCTTCGCATTTAAAGTGGATTCCATGCGATTTCGATCGCTGGAAGAATTAGGACTCCGTTTGCGGGACGAATACATAGTGAGCGATCGTCCGGATATCGTCGCTTTGGAGCAAAGGCTTCAAGAAAAAAAGATGAATATCGAACTCCAGAGAAAGGAGGCTTTAGGCTGGCTTCAGGTGGGTGGGGAATGGCGGATTAAAGGAGGCGAGAATTACGGAGGCGTGTTCGCAACTATTCCGATTCCTATCAACGACCGAGGGCAGGGAAAAGTGTTCGCGGCCAAGGAAGAATATCGCAAATTCGAACTCGCACTCGACGCTAAAAAAAGGGAAGTCGACGCGGAAATAGAAGCGGCTAAAAAGGAATTACTCGCTCGGGAAGAATTGCTTACTAAATACGAACGGATTAATTTATTACAAAAAAATAAACAATTGGAAGAGAAATCGAGAATCGCGTACGTGCGAGGCGCATCCGATCAAGTGACGTTCCTTCAGGCCGAAAAAAATTATCTCACTATCCTTCGGGAATATTACGATCTTCTTTATCTCTATTTCAATGCCGTAGAAGCTTTTAAGGCCGCGACCGGAAAAAATTCCGATATTCAATCCAGCGTTCAAAGCAAAGGAGACGAGCGATGA
- a CDS encoding tetratricopeptide repeat protein, protein MIFVILIAAGIILIVAAGSFLIQSKKDSFEKALALAAMGNYVDSRILIRDILDANPSNVRAHYIMAKIYAMEGDHVNEARHLEKIKKIGTYDKDISEVAVSNRIADIYYQQDLFEEAVFHYVDTLSVDPENLEANIRIAFMALGQKEFGIADKFLSRVPDDKVKMTALFIAKGVVAATLRKGDAKHFFKQAFDEEPSSAVAGFLYSLTLARSGEHDEAIRIANSVVDVVTDEYVRFTLFQFIMLEFLQKGDLNEALKHSRLCMEIARNNGWKQELIDSDFHFALIAVKMGRLEEASEYLIEAESERVDDDRIIELANYKYQLETKRLEAGKPAKSGYTPDEEIGRLFPELFPVERYYEISGLKSSKSFHIKGIIDEEGGKIIADINKIGISALDHFRALKGVEFKNLCVKVVLALNYTISREIPNKEGDGLNFMGLSKSDKETRALFKFRRWKDAKVSDIFLRDTLSQVKDLSLDKAFIVGDAEFTDGARRFLADNSSRLSVLYGKDLEELLKKALKTPV, encoded by the coding sequence ATGATCTTTGTAATTCTTATCGCAGCAGGAATCATCCTGATCGTAGCAGCAGGGTCCTTTTTGATCCAGTCCAAGAAGGACTCGTTTGAAAAGGCTCTTGCCCTTGCTGCTATGGGAAATTATGTGGATTCCCGAATTTTAATCCGAGATATTTTGGATGCGAATCCCTCGAACGTGAGAGCCCATTATATCATGGCTAAGATTTACGCGATGGAAGGGGATCACGTCAACGAGGCTAGGCATTTAGAGAAAATTAAGAAAATCGGGACGTATGATAAGGATATTTCGGAAGTTGCGGTTTCGAACCGGATTGCGGATATTTACTATCAACAAGATTTATTCGAAGAAGCGGTCTTTCATTACGTGGATACCCTTTCGGTGGATCCGGAAAATCTCGAGGCGAATATACGGATAGCTTTTATGGCTCTGGGTCAAAAAGAGTTCGGGATTGCCGATAAATTTCTTTCACGTGTTCCGGACGATAAGGTGAAAATGACAGCCCTTTTTATCGCGAAGGGAGTCGTGGCCGCTACCTTAAGAAAAGGGGACGCGAAGCATTTCTTCAAGCAAGCCTTTGACGAAGAACCGAGTTCGGCGGTTGCGGGATTCTTGTATTCCTTAACTCTTGCCCGTTCCGGCGAGCACGACGAAGCGATCAGGATCGCTAATTCGGTAGTCGATGTAGTTACGGACGAATACGTTAGATTCACATTATTCCAATTCATTATGCTGGAGTTTTTGCAGAAAGGAGACTTGAACGAGGCTCTTAAGCATTCTAGACTTTGCATGGAGATCGCCAGAAATAACGGCTGGAAACAGGAACTAATAGATTCCGATTTTCATTTCGCCTTAATCGCCGTCAAAATGGGTCGTTTGGAAGAAGCCAGCGAGTATCTCATCGAGGCCGAGTCGGAAAGGGTCGACGACGATAGAATCATCGAGTTGGCAAATTATAAGTATCAATTGGAAACAAAACGTCTTGAAGCGGGCAAACCTGCGAAGAGCGGATACACACCCGACGAAGAGATAGGCCGACTCTTCCCCGAACTTTTTCCGGTGGAAAGATATTATGAAATCTCGGGATTAAAATCCTCCAAGTCGTTTCATATCAAAGGGATCATTGACGAAGAGGGCGGAAAAATCATCGCCGATATTAATAAGATCGGTATCAGTGCGTTGGATCATTTCCGCGCCTTAAAGGGAGTGGAATTCAAGAATCTCTGCGTTAAAGTAGTACTCGCCTTAAATTATACGATTAGTCGAGAGATCCCGAATAAGGAAGGAGACGGCTTGAACTTTATGGGCTTAAGCAAGTCGGATAAGGAAACCCGCGCCTTGTTTAAATTCCGAAGATGGAAAGACGCAAAAGTCTCGGATATTTTTCTAAGAGATACGCTGAGTCAAGTGAAGGATTTAAGTTTGGACAAGGCCTTCATCGTCGGAGACGCAGAATTTACCGACGGCGCGAGACGTTTCTTGGCGGATAATTCCTCACGACTCTCGGTTCTCTACGGGAAAGATCTGGAAGAACTTCTGAAAAAAGCCTTGAAAACCCCCGTCTAA
- a CDS encoding ABC transporter ATP-binding protein — MILRINNLSRTYGSMKAVNSVSFDVNQSDYVAIVGPSGSGKTTLLSMITGMLTSTEGEIYFDTLKLSSMSKGQLANFRARYIGLIFQFSELVSHLTVEENILLPALLVGKFGEQEYKEKCEYLISSLNLNAIRNQLPTRLSGGQIQMTAIARALINEPEILLADEPSGDLDPENSELVRKLLSDFNSRGLTVLLVTHDMNLAFDAKTIYEMREGSFTRVVK, encoded by the coding sequence ATGATCCTTCGGATCAACAATCTTTCCCGAACGTACGGTTCAATGAAAGCAGTTAATTCCGTTTCATTCGACGTAAACCAATCCGATTATGTCGCTATTGTCGGGCCCTCCGGTTCCGGAAAAACCACTCTACTCTCGATGATAACCGGAATGCTTACAAGCACCGAGGGAGAGATTTATTTTGATACTCTGAAACTATCCAGTATGAGCAAAGGGCAATTGGCCAATTTCCGAGCTCGCTATATAGGATTGATTTTTCAATTTTCCGAACTTGTCTCCCATTTGACGGTCGAGGAGAATATTCTCCTGCCTGCCTTATTGGTCGGAAAGTTCGGCGAACAAGAATATAAGGAAAAATGCGAATACCTTATTTCTAGCCTAAACTTGAATGCGATCCGTAATCAATTGCCGACACGCCTCTCGGGCGGACAAATTCAAATGACCGCCATCGCGAGAGCTTTGATAAACGAACCGGAAATTCTGCTGGCCGACGAACCTTCCGGAGATTTGGACCCGGAAAATAGCGAACTAGTGCGAAAATTGCTTTCGGACTTTAATTCAAGGGGCTTGACCGTACTTCTCGTCACCCACGATATGAATCTTGCCTTCGACGCAAAGACAATCTATGAAATGAGAGAAGGAAGCTTTACTCGAGTCGTGAAATGA
- a CDS encoding ROK family protein, with product MKSFLGVDIGAQSVKACRTDEHGTLLSQSSISTGADIDSDSFLSSLKTIIQELMEEGNSPVSGIGLGSPGPLDKDAGILISSANLPKLKNVPIVSYLKDSFGIPVYYDNDANCAALGEYWYGVGKGSRNLVVITLGTGIGGGWVYEGSLFDGYKGNSMEVGHNTIRPGGTLCGCGHRGCAEAYFSTSGFSTRYRELTGRNFSDAKEFFSLVKKGEQEANLILEEGIEILSELIRNLIHILNPECVVLSGGLVKSYSLFGKQLEKRVREIIFPVFRNYTRILAGGSVTGALGAASLCLGRIP from the coding sequence ATGAAGTCCTTCCTCGGAGTGGACATCGGCGCACAAAGCGTCAAAGCATGTAGAACCGACGAGCACGGGACGCTCTTGTCACAATCCTCGATTTCCACGGGTGCTGACATTGACTCCGACTCCTTTCTCTCTTCATTAAAAACGATCATTCAAGAATTAATGGAGGAAGGGAATTCTCCGGTTTCCGGAATCGGACTGGGAAGCCCCGGCCCGCTCGATAAGGATGCGGGAATTCTTATATCTTCGGCTAACCTTCCAAAGCTAAAGAATGTTCCCATCGTTTCGTACTTAAAAGATTCTTTCGGAATACCGGTCTACTATGATAACGATGCGAATTGCGCAGCTCTCGGAGAATATTGGTACGGGGTAGGCAAAGGATCTCGGAACCTAGTCGTTATCACGTTAGGTACCGGCATCGGAGGGGGCTGGGTATATGAAGGTTCACTCTTTGACGGCTATAAGGGAAACAGTATGGAAGTCGGACACAACACGATACGTCCAGGCGGAACGCTCTGCGGCTGTGGGCATCGTGGATGCGCCGAAGCTTACTTCAGTACTAGCGGATTCTCTACTCGGTATCGGGAGCTTACCGGCAGAAATTTTAGCGATGCGAAGGAATTCTTCTCTTTAGTGAAAAAAGGAGAACAGGAGGCCAACTTGATTTTAGAAGAAGGCATTGAAATTCTATCCGAATTAATCCGAAATTTGATCCATATTTTGAATCCGGAATGCGTTGTTCTTTCGGGCGGTCTAGTTAAATCCTATTCTCTATTCGGAAAACAGCTTGAAAAGCGAGTTCGAGAAATCATCTTTCCGGTATTCAGAAACTATACCAGAATTCTCGCAGGAGGCTCGGTAACGGGCGCTTTAGGCGCTGCGAGCCTTTGCTTAGGACGGATCCCATGA
- a CDS encoding histidine triad nucleotide-binding protein — translation MNEPNCLFCRIIRKEIPSKIAYEDEEILAFHDVSPQAPIHVLVIPKKHFVSLDDIGPEEKKLAGEILFRIREVARSLGLEKDGYRVVNNKGPLGGQTVFHLHFHLLGGRHMTWPPG, via the coding sequence ATGAACGAGCCGAATTGCCTTTTTTGCAGAATTATCCGAAAGGAAATTCCCTCAAAAATCGCCTATGAAGACGAAGAAATATTAGCTTTTCATGATGTTTCTCCCCAAGCTCCGATTCATGTACTGGTCATCCCAAAGAAGCATTTCGTATCCTTGGACGATATCGGACCGGAGGAAAAAAAACTAGCGGGAGAAATTCTTTTCCGAATTCGAGAAGTGGCCCGATCTCTTGGGCTGGAAAAGGACGGTTATCGTGTCGTAAACAACAAAGGTCCGCTTGGCGGTCAAACGGTGTTTCACCTGCACTTCCATCTATTGGGTGGTCGGCACATGACTTGGCCGCCCGGTTGA
- a CDS encoding lysylphosphatidylglycerol synthase transmembrane domain-containing protein: MKKFFIGIIISVFALGFLFWKLDLSGFYNIQERWQPIYLIPFFMAVIWGLFLFSWRWYLLLGKKISFKTSVLSAYIGVGANQFLPARGGDIFRLYLCKKDSDSSYGSLVSSLFLEKVLDFAFIFSAGLGAFFLLGIHQDFVRFVLPLLGILSIVFTLIFVRLFYIKLARFGENVFAKFGKRNFFQDKLTPLITELGEFLTLKNAGKHGALTAATWLVGYGIHYTLLQYLVGIHLSPLETIFIMFCGAVGVMVPSAPSGAGVYHASITSGFVLLGRESSEGLVYATTVHLGQMMALGIITVILYSYWSFTGGSDRSKADPRTI, from the coding sequence TTGAAAAAATTCTTCATTGGAATCATCATTAGTGTTTTTGCCCTTGGCTTTCTATTCTGGAAGTTAGATCTTTCAGGTTTTTATAATATTCAAGAAAGATGGCAGCCGATATATCTAATTCCGTTCTTTATGGCCGTAATTTGGGGTTTATTTCTTTTTTCCTGGCGATGGTATCTACTTTTAGGAAAAAAAATCTCCTTCAAAACCTCGGTTTTATCGGCGTATATAGGCGTCGGAGCCAACCAATTTCTGCCGGCGAGAGGGGGAGATATCTTTCGACTCTATTTATGTAAAAAGGATTCGGATTCCAGTTACGGATCTTTGGTGAGCAGTCTTTTTCTAGAAAAGGTTTTGGATTTTGCGTTTATTTTCAGTGCGGGACTTGGCGCCTTCTTCTTACTCGGGATTCATCAGGATTTCGTTCGTTTCGTTTTACCCTTATTGGGAATTCTTTCGATCGTTTTCACTCTGATTTTTGTACGACTTTTTTATATAAAGCTTGCTCGATTCGGAGAAAACGTTTTCGCCAAATTCGGAAAAAGAAATTTCTTTCAGGATAAACTCACACCCCTAATCACAGAGCTTGGCGAGTTCTTAACTTTGAAAAACGCGGGAAAGCATGGCGCTTTAACTGCGGCAACTTGGTTAGTGGGTTACGGGATTCATTATACTCTGCTGCAGTATTTAGTCGGAATTCATCTCAGTCCGTTAGAAACGATTTTCATTATGTTTTGCGGTGCAGTGGGCGTCATGGTCCCTTCGGCGCCTTCCGGAGCGGGAGTTTATCACGCATCCATTACTTCCGGCTTCGTGTTGCTGGGGCGGGAAAGTTCGGAAGGATTAGTGTACGCCACGACCGTTCATCTCGGTCAAATGATGGCGTTAGGAATTATAACGGTAATTTTATATTCATACTGGTCGTTTACAGGCGGTAGCGATCGTTCAAAAGCCGATCCAAGAACGATCTAA
- a CDS encoding SRPBCC family protein gives MKNQFTASASVQIHASPAKVWQGLTDPNLIKKYFFGTEAISDWKVGSPLHFKGVWEGKEYLDKGTILQVVPEKLFRYNYLSSFSNMEDVPENYANVTYELSHQNGETSLVVTQDNILSDDARKHSEQNWLFILNELKKLLEGA, from the coding sequence ATGAAAAACCAATTTACAGCTTCCGCAAGCGTCCAAATTCACGCGAGTCCCGCAAAAGTCTGGCAAGGACTAACAGATCCGAATTTAATTAAGAAGTATTTCTTCGGAACGGAAGCGATTTCCGATTGGAAGGTGGGAAGTCCTTTGCATTTTAAAGGGGTATGGGAAGGAAAGGAATATCTTGATAAAGGAACGATTTTGCAAGTCGTGCCCGAGAAATTGTTTCGTTACAATTATTTAAGTTCCTTCTCCAACATGGAAGATGTCCCCGAAAATTATGCCAATGTCACTTACGAACTTTCTCATCAGAACGGGGAAACCTCGCTCGTTGTAACACAAGACAATATACTTTCGGACGATGCTCGAAAGCATTCCGAGCAAAACTGGCTTTTTATCCTGAATGAATTAAAGAAACTTTTAGAAGGAGCCTAA
- a CDS encoding LA_2478/LA_2722/LA_4182 family protein, with translation MRFLILSLLSALCISFLGDCKSSKSPEEKLMELAPRFQKAMCSKSIECTKDEIAKVPAQYRNMIPAFMQSEEACIAHFKESFEKSRKERQEKKQEVTPDMVTAFETCVDAVEKSNCDLYKGKGKHTIPGCEGLEKFSKN, from the coding sequence ATGAGATTTTTAATCCTATCTCTATTATCCGCATTGTGTATTTCTTTCCTCGGAGATTGCAAGTCCTCGAAATCACCGGAGGAGAAATTAATGGAGTTAGCTCCAAGATTTCAAAAAGCGATGTGCTCGAAATCGATCGAATGTACTAAGGATGAGATCGCTAAGGTACCGGCTCAATATCGAAATATGATTCCTGCGTTTATGCAATCCGAAGAAGCTTGTATCGCTCATTTCAAAGAAAGCTTTGAAAAATCCAGAAAGGAACGTCAGGAGAAAAAGCAGGAAGTCACTCCTGATATGGTAACAGCTTTCGAAACTTGCGTCGACGCTGTCGAAAAATCGAATTGTGATCTATATAAGGGAAAAGGAAAGCATACGATTCCCGGTTGCGAAGGTTTGGAGAAGTTTTCTAAAAACTGA
- a CDS encoding adenylate/guanylate cyclase domain-containing protein: protein MFQEANLEQKEKSLEGFPTLNKSDIGKFIGVLRKAGDWDLIRINPFRFASKSDFKPNVALDLFLHGAKIGLFDIAYNMICPACGGVTASHKSLDEIDEEYFHCYICNIDVPTTLDDQVEVTFSIHPSVKRIDVTSLSLQDIESYYRYHFSANYQKSPQLLRFISSNMHGLVRLDPNESTVINLNAEELKAYQFTSVENNSAVFLYFDKEESQKPNSIELNLLPGGFTPSELHLPKGKYDIKVTNNTIARTGGIHLTPSMNRISAIIKEHPTKIEKFLTAKNLLNNQTFRDLFRVQQLRQNLNLNVKSLTIMFTDLRGSTEMYDKAGDMVAYRLVKEHFHLLMDAVKKHNGAIVKTMGDAIMAAFSSPLEGLLSSLEMMTMIDQMNQGSHTKDFEIGLKVGLNEGPSLAVINDERLDYFGHSVNIAARVQGLAKAGEIWVTNSVLNTPGVNELLHEKGYNWETSEASLKGVGQKAVVHKLSPKVA, encoded by the coding sequence ATGTTCCAGGAAGCTAACTTAGAGCAAAAAGAGAAATCGTTAGAAGGATTTCCCACATTGAACAAATCCGATATCGGTAAGTTTATAGGAGTATTACGCAAAGCGGGGGATTGGGACTTGATTAGAATCAACCCGTTTCGATTCGCTTCGAAATCCGATTTCAAGCCGAATGTCGCGTTAGACCTCTTTTTGCATGGAGCGAAAATCGGTTTATTCGATATCGCTTATAATATGATTTGTCCCGCTTGCGGGGGGGTGACTGCAAGTCATAAATCGTTGGATGAAATCGACGAAGAATATTTTCATTGTTATATCTGTAATATAGACGTTCCTACGACACTCGACGACCAAGTCGAGGTGACTTTCTCGATTCATCCATCCGTTAAACGTATAGACGTTACCTCGCTCTCTCTGCAAGATATCGAATCCTATTACCGGTATCATTTTTCCGCCAACTATCAAAAGTCTCCGCAACTGCTTCGATTCATTAGTTCCAATATGCACGGGCTAGTTCGATTGGATCCAAACGAGTCGACCGTAATAAATTTAAATGCGGAAGAACTTAAGGCTTACCAATTTACTTCCGTGGAAAATAATTCTGCCGTATTTCTTTATTTTGATAAGGAAGAATCACAAAAACCGAATTCGATCGAACTAAATCTGCTTCCCGGCGGATTTACTCCATCCGAATTGCACCTTCCGAAAGGGAAATACGATATTAAAGTGACGAACAATACTATCGCTAGAACGGGAGGAATTCATTTAACGCCAAGTATGAATCGAATTTCGGCGATAATAAAAGAACATCCGACGAAAATAGAAAAATTTCTGACTGCTAAGAATCTATTGAATAATCAAACCTTTAGGGATCTTTTTCGCGTTCAGCAATTAAGACAGAACTTAAACCTGAACGTTAAAAGTTTAACGATCATGTTTACCGATTTAAGGGGATCGACGGAAATGTACGATAAAGCGGGGGACATGGTCGCTTATCGTTTGGTTAAGGAGCATTTCCACCTGCTAATGGATGCTGTAAAAAAACATAACGGGGCGATCGTAAAGACGATGGGCGACGCGATCATGGCGGCTTTTTCCTCTCCGTTGGAAGGGTTGCTTTCTTCGTTAGAGATGATGACGATGATCGATCAAATGAACCAGGGATCTCATACGAAGGATTTTGAAATCGGATTGAAAGTCGGTTTAAACGAAGGTCCTTCGCTCGCAGTCATTAACGACGAGCGATTGGATTATTTCGGGCATAGCGTGAATATAGCGGCTCGAGTACAAGGCTTAGCGAAAGCCGGAGAAATTTGGGTGACTAATTCGGTTTTAAACACGCCCGGGGTTAACGAATTACTGCACGAAAAAGGGTATAATTGGGAAACCTCCGAAGCTTCCTTGAAAGGGGTCGGGCAAAAGGCGGTCGTTCATAAACTTTCTCCTAAAGTCGCGTAG
- a CDS encoding beta-ketoacyl-[acyl-carrier-protein] synthase family protein: MEKIKNGKNSRVVVTGIGVILPNTFSVPDFWTNISEGKSQLQFITRFPVDDFPVKVAGEMNTFDWKRHLPDLNEKYAKNYNTETFALMAAMEEANRDAKIEKGTLDPSRVGFIDSSSRASLSWWDFAWRKYIEEKDQSIFDRYSVLTSMASNPTNLTAINSNIQGFVTTISAACVGGHHAISLCYQAIRKGRAEIMYAGGHEFPLLKPLMMMYSDPVSRVMSLEKEDPKRGIRPYDKNRDGFLLGEGAVVLVLERLDRALNRGAKIYAEVIGTYSYNEADHAMRMDLTGKKAANGLKHLMKISNIHLGDIDYFCGHGTATYNNDLAESRAISILYDGKPKFHWAPVGSIKPIFGHTFGAAGIINVAATSLMLKNQTVCPTINLTDPDPECDHDHAAEGPRKTRLRYAISMAFAIGSQSSFVSLAAPDF; this comes from the coding sequence ATGGAAAAGATTAAAAATGGAAAGAACTCGAGAGTCGTAGTCACCGGTATCGGAGTTATTCTCCCGAATACGTTCAGCGTTCCCGATTTTTGGACGAACATTTCCGAAGGAAAGTCCCAGCTTCAATTCATTACTCGGTTTCCCGTCGATGATTTTCCGGTAAAAGTAGCCGGAGAAATGAATACTTTCGATTGGAAGCGACACCTTCCAGATTTAAACGAAAAATACGCTAAAAATTATAACACGGAAACCTTTGCCTTAATGGCAGCGATGGAAGAGGCAAATAGAGACGCCAAAATCGAAAAAGGGACGTTAGATCCTTCTCGCGTAGGTTTTATAGACTCTTCTTCAAGAGCGTCTCTATCATGGTGGGATTTTGCCTGGCGAAAATACATAGAGGAAAAGGATCAAAGCATCTTTGACCGATATTCCGTGCTAACTTCGATGGCTTCCAACCCGACGAATCTGACCGCAATCAATTCCAATATTCAAGGTTTCGTAACCACCATCTCCGCCGCTTGCGTTGGCGGACATCACGCAATCAGCTTATGTTATCAGGCTATCCGAAAAGGACGTGCAGAAATCATGTATGCTGGCGGTCATGAGTTCCCGCTCTTGAAACCGTTGATGATGATGTACTCCGATCCTGTAAGTCGAGTTATGTCCTTAGAAAAGGAGGACCCAAAACGGGGTATCCGTCCTTACGATAAAAACCGGGACGGCTTTTTATTAGGCGAAGGTGCAGTCGTCCTCGTATTGGAAAGATTGGATCGCGCATTGAATAGGGGCGCAAAAATCTACGCGGAAGTCATAGGCACTTACAGCTATAACGAAGCCGATCACGCGATGAGAATGGATTTAACCGGTAAAAAGGCGGCAAACGGATTAAAGCATTTAATGAAAATTAGTAATATCCATTTAGGAGATATCGACTATTTTTGCGGCCATGGAACCGCTACTTATAATAACGATCTCGCGGAAAGCAGAGCGATCTCAATATTGTATGATGGAAAACCTAAATTCCACTGGGCGCCCGTCGGGTCCATTAAGCCGATTTTCGGACATACGTTCGGCGCGGCAGGGATCATAAACGTGGCCGCGACTTCCCTAATGCTAAAAAACCAAACCGTTTGTCCGACAATCAATTTAACGGATCCGGATCCGGAATGCGATCACGACCATGCCGCCGAAGGTCCCCGCAAAACGCGACTGAGGTACGCGATTTCTATGGCCTTTGCGATCGGCAGCCAATCTTCCTTTGTCAGCTTGGCCGCGCCCGATTTTTGA